AACACTCTGATTGTTCAATATCTATCCATGAATTGTGACGGTGGTCGTGGTTGATCACTTGATAATGAACTGCAGGTGTGTTGCTAGACAGTGTTATGAGCCCCCCTTGTTGGTCTAGGATCTGGGGGTAGAAAGTGCTGCGGAATCGCAACATAACGCGCCGCACAAGCGATGGGGAAAGTGCGCTGAGAGGAGCGAGCAGTGGGACACAGAGGGGTCACGGACAATGCTGTGAAATCATACAGATTTAGTGCTGGGACCACAATCACTGAAGACCGGGCCATGACAAATACCCCGGATAAAACCATAATGAACAAATACACAGATCCAAAGGGAGGACGAACACGGGGGCCAAATCAAAGAAATGAACAAACCCAAGCTATTGAAGCCCTTACGGCAGCAGCCACATAGTCTagcccacaaacacacactgcggCTCCCTGCGATGGACTAGGCTGCTGTGTCTCGACAAAACCCAACCCTGCGTGATGAATATGTCGGCCCTGGGGTCTTACCTACCTACCTCGGCCTCCCCAGGCTGACTACAGGGATGTGACAGTGGGATCGACACAGAGAAGATGCGCACAAACAATACACACGAAACCCGCAGGTATAACAATAACGACTGGGACAACGCCAGAGCCAACATGCACTTCAACATGTTGTAAGGCGAGCAATACGGCAAGAGTCTCCTGTTCAATAGTGCAGTAACGGGACTGACCGCTATTACATCTGCGCCAAAACCAACAGGCAGGGTGATCAAGACCGTCCACATTTTCCTGCAACaatacagcagcagcaccaACATCGCATCGACCTGCAGTTTCAATGGTTTAGAAAAGTCTGGGGCAGAGAGAAGCGGAGAACAAAGCAGCGCCTGCAGCTGCAAAAGCTCACTGACCTTCATCTGAGCAGCAGAAAGAGACGCGCTGAGTAAATTAGTCCGAGGGGCAACACGGTGGAAAAGGTCCCGCACAAACGGCGGTAATATCCAGTCATCCCTGAACCCTGCGCCGCTCACGCCGGGTGGTGGGTGCAGGACAAGCCGTGATAGCGGAGACCTGAGCGGCAAGAGGACGAACCTGAGCCGCCCAACCTGCACCTAGATAAGCGACCGTCGCTTCACCAACCAAGGAAGACCATAATAAATCAGAATTGGTGCATCAGGTCCTCCAcaggatttgtgtttttgtaatgttgcCAATTTGATAAGAGgagatttatttttccagttatattttgtaatgatGGAGTTGAAATTGTAAAACCAGTGTGATGCTGGCTGTACCGGTCATTTGAAACGGCTCATTTACTTTAGGGAGGATGGTCATTTTAATGGCAGCTATTCATCCAATAAGGGAAATGGGAAGATTCACCCAGTGTTTCGGTTCTTCTTCGGACATTAATGGAGGAATACAGTTGAGATGAAAGAGCTCTGATAGCCTGGTTgagatgttgatacagatgtgATATTACCAGAGGATAAAGGCACTGTGAGTTGTGTCTGAAGTGCACGACTCCAGCTCTGACTGGTCATGGGTAAAACCGCTGATTTAGTCCAGTTCATGGAATAATCACATATGAGAGAGAATGTGTTCATAACCTTAAACACTTCCTGCAGAGAGGAAAGGGGTTTTGAAGGTAAAGTGTAATATCATCTGCGTAAAGACTGATTTTATGTGTTGAATTAAGTGTTTGAATTCCCATAATATTACTGTTCTGTCTGATGGCAGTGGTTGAATGAAAAGGGCAAATAGTGATGGAGAAAGTGGGCATCCTTGTTGTGTTCCTCTTTGAAGTTTGAATCTTTTGGATGTTATACCGTTATGACTGCAGTCATAGGTGATGAATACAGTGTTTTGATCCAGTGAATGAATGATTCTCCAAACCCAACTTTCTGTAGTATTGAGAAGAGAAAAGGCCAAGTGACTCGATCAAAGGCTTTTTCTGCATCGAGTGACACAGTGATTGCATTTatattattgtgttgtgttatgAGATTGAAAAGACAATGGCGTTACTGGATGAATGTCTGCCTTTGATGAAGCCTGTTTGCCCGGGATGAATAAGTCATTGAATAATTGATTGTATTCGGGTTGCCAGTGTCTTACTGATGATTTTCAGACCTGGATTAATAAGTGATAGGTGGAGCTGGAGCAATGGGTTGAGTCTTTATTCGGCTTAGGTCTACCTCTAGGCCTCTCAGATCCTCAAACCAAATGCTTTTGTCTAGCCCACGGTCCTGGTTAAAGTTTACGGGTGATGGTGCCTTCTCTGTTGCTGCCCCGATGCTATGGAATAGTCTACCACTGTGCAGTAAGTGTTCCCCTACTATTGACACATTTCAATCCCATCTTCAGACCCATCTCTTCTCCTTTGTGTGTGAGTCTGCATAAGGGCAGCAGTGTTACAATGTCTGTCATGTCGTATGTTAGGTCATGTGTATAgtgttctgtattttttgtatttgttgctTTATGTActtgttttttcatttgatcTACTGTACAGCACTTTAGTTAAAGAGTGAATGGCTGCACCGGGAGTGATATTTAATTTACTatgaaacatcttaaaagtgTAATTAATGCCAACCAGGGTCTGTATGACATTGCCCTCTGAATCATTTATAATGGGTGTCATTtcattctctgtctctcttttaaGGCGGTTAGTCAGAAaattaccatttatttatttattctgttggATTTTCTTCttgtaatgtattatatattttttacaaatttTGTATTAGATATTTTAGAGAAGGTGGAGTTTGTTGTGATATAATGatcaatttgagagagagagagagatgcagaggtgagaaatgtgtgtatttttttgctGATGGGTTTTGaagtctctctctgtcaccaAGACCAAAACCGAAAGCATGAGCTGTTGCATACCTTACTCTGAAGACTTCTTTGGCTTAGTTCCTCCAGCTGTCTCTGCTCTTTTGATTTCTCCAAAACCTGCTTTATATTAGACATGCACAGGAATAAAGGATATGTAGCATTTTTCTTCAATTAGGATATCATAGATTAAAGATAAACTGACACAGATAGACTGAAGAACTGCAACTCCTTCTAGTCTTGCAGAGTCATTCAAATAAAATGCTACTGACAGGCCTACTCTATATGACATCAtattgatgtttgtttttatcccCTATTGATTGATTCACCCTTTACACCATAGAAGAGGTTCTCTATATAACAATAAATATCTATATcactatctatgtatctattttACCACATCCAAttctaatatgtatgtatttatttaattaatcatatTGATCAATGTCCTATACATTTAACAGACATGGACCAATCAAAATGCAAGACTGTTATGCGGTTCCATACCCAACACCAGGCTGTTGTCATACCTCATAATGTCACACGAGATAAATGTTTCTCCTTCACAGTAGAGGGCAATCTACTTATCTGGGCCACAAAGTTCACAATGTTTTGAAACACGCAAACATTCCCTGTTACAATAATCTGATTAATAATGCAGCTACACtatcattacattattattaagctatttaaaaaaacacttttttaagtcacaagtgtgtgttttgtttgtaaccTAACACTAACAGCCTGCCGTGTTTGGATTGTAGGTTTTGTCAGACTAGTGAATGGGAGACATCTCTGCTCTGGGAGAGTGGAGGTCAATCACAACAAGGCCTGGACTACAGTGTGTGACCATGACTTTGACTGGCCCGATGCAGAGGTGGTCTGTCGGGAGCTGGACTGTGGCGTTCCTGCCATCATACACGGGGGGGCTCATTATGGAGAAGGTCAGGGCTCTGTCTGGCCAGGACAGTTCCAGTGCCAGGGACAGGAGACCAAACTCCAGCACTGTGTCACTTCAGCCAGGCCAGACCAGGGCTGCACAAACCACAGTGATGTGGGGCTCACTTGCACTGGTGAGTGATTTACACTGGgttccattaaaaataaaaataaatagatgataAAAATTGCTTACTTTAAATGGGAAACTCACAGTATCCTTATTGCTTGTGctgtcaaatgcaattttaataattaaaatattgaatattttgaaatacaaataaacaaattactaTTTTACATCTTGACATTTATTTAAGAGCTGATTAGTGATCTAAGAAAATGAAATTTTAACGCGCTCCTACAGCACATAGAGAGTATGTCCATTATGTCCACTatactgcatttattttaattaaggttaatgcattttaattagtaTTCCTCACTACTGCTCCTGGTCTGTTACAGTGTCTCACTCGGGTAATGTTTTATTCCTGTGTTCAGGGTACACAGGGTTCAGGCTGGTGAATGGCACCGACTCCTGCTCTGGCCGAGTGGAGCTGCGGTACCTCAGTGAATGGGGGACAGTCTGTGGTCACTATTGGGATCTGAGAGACGCCAGCGCTCTCTGCCGGCAGCTGAACTGTGGGTTTGCTGTAGCGGCTCCAGGACAGGCCAGGTTTGGAGAAGGCAGTGGCTCAGTATGGGCTGATGTGTTTGAGTGCCAGGGTAATGAGACACGTCTGTCACACTGTGCTATCTCTTCATGGGGGCGAGCCAGGTGTGCCCATGGAGATGATGCAGGAGTCATCTGTTCAGGTGTGAACGTCCACCTttaacattgacacacacagggagaaATTGCCATTATATTTGATCTGACTTAAGCAGTGTTTGCCTGTTGAGATTTAAGACATTGTGTCTTACTTTTGTTTCAGGTTTGAATGACTAGTACTTATACACACTAATAGAATATAACAGTTTCATTACTGTGTAGTTCTTACATCTTCTCTCCTGTATCTACTTCCACCTAATTATCCAGGTCTGATTAATatgcaatattttatatattgcgGTTTGTTATTTATGCAAATTGCATCACTCCAATGTatggaaattaaatgcattctCTTTCATTTCACAGCCTCAAACATTAGCAATAACATTTTACTTCATGAAAAGAAGGTTAAAGTAAACATTCCCCAAAGGCAATATGTGAACAGTAGctattttttaacatatttgtattgtattttctttgttgaaGGTGCTTTTTATAGATGTTGTATggcataaaatacattatatctAATGTGTTCACCTAAACTACACTCGTAAAGTTCAGATAATTGTGGGGTGTATTAGATGTAAACACGCTCGTATtttacagatttactgtgatGCTTCTTTCTCAGCCAGCatgttaaaattatatttttttcatattcaTGTTCCAGGTGTTCCATCTCCAACTTCTACCTCTTCAGTAGAAGCAGGTAGGACATCCCACCCTTTTGTACTATTCCAGTTTTCAAGGTGTGTaatgctctgtgttacaggagtcGAATGGCTCAGTCACACCCCTGTGATGCCACAGACACATTCACTCCTGTCTACGTATGAATATTGTGAGACACGGGCTGCAAGGACACAACAGTCTGTATCATTAGTGTATAATTTGAATTGTATGTATatgataattaaaacaaaactggttATGTCTGAATACttgtaaattaaacataaaaaattaaGCAAATCCACCTATCCATCCGTTTTCAATAACCGCTTCTTCCAGTCTGGTTGCGGtgaactaattaaataaaacattatcttGAATTACTCTGCATTTACAAACTATAGCTGAATTATAGTTAAATCACAGTTATTTGGTGCATGCTTActaaataataatttcttaGTAATAACAATGTTTCAATTTATGTGAAAacaataggttattatcataaccccggttccctgaaaaagaaagacagccattccctaatgggaagagccttctgccttgccaatcattgaaaacatgtaccaaagctgcccaataggggccctgctgtcaggagagacccgcccccggcgtctgtgaaaagtctcctcctgactgcagctccctgccatgtcttcatcaggaaggtctTCTGGCCGAGCAACCCCTAaagagtaatggctgtctttctttttcagggaaccggggttatgataataacctatcgttccctttcaattcaaaagacagccattacctaatgggaagactataccagagctgtcgtgagtcctgacacctgactaagcctaaacccacaatgacaaggaaAGCAGAGCCTCACGGCACCTGAGGGATAGCAGCTTGAAGTACCTGGGAGCCCAAGCTTGGGgcggtagaaccttgtgaaggtctgttggCCAGACCAGGTTGCAGCATTGCACAGTTCTTGTAGTGTGGCACCGTGAAAAAGAGCCCACGATGTGGCCTGTCCCCTCGTTGAGtgcgctgagatgtgttcaggcatgggaacattagcagtctcataggtgaggCGGATCGCATCCGTCCCCCATGTGCCAGTCGCTGTTTTGAAACCgccctccctctggtggtggaactgtagcagacaaacagctggtcggatttgCGGCTCTGCACAGTCCTTCGCATATAGCACCCCAAAGCCCAGACAGGACAGAGTCCAGTCAGTctgttgggtgggggggggggttggcgaTGGTGGCCACGCCCCTTCTGGGACGCTTCCTCTCCAGTCGGAAGACGGGCCACCGTTGTGTTCAGTATTTGTTGTTGAGAGTCCAGGCTGTCCGCCAGCACCCCGACTGTTTTGATCAGTGACGCAATCCCTTCAGTCTCTTGTCTCCTGTGGCGCGGAGTGCCtcgccgatcaggagcgggagCGTCTCGCCCTCGGGGATCTGGAGAGCGAGCTCTCCTCTCGGGTGCATCTGtgaggaggtggaggtggaggtggagatagagatgggGAAGCTGACTGCACTCTCGCTGAAGAGGAGCGAGATGAGGACGAGTGTCTCTGCCCTGGAGAAGCACTCGCTACAGTCCCTCGCAGAGCCCAGAGAGGAGTGGTGAGCGGAGCTTCTGCTGTGACAGCTGGCAGACGGGGAGTTTCTAGCCCTCCTACAGCGCGTTGTAAAAGTAAAAGCCGCACAATGTATACAGTCGTCTTCTCCCGTCAGCGCATTCCTGGCGTGTTCCTCTCCTAGGCAATGCACACACAGATCGTGTCCATCGTCCGAGTACAGCTTGCCCTGGCGTCCGGAACAGCGATGGAAAGCCCCTTTCGGCTTCATGCCTGTGAGAAGGTTCATCTCTAGATCATCCACGTCCAGACCCTTCAAGTATATCGACAGCTCTCGTGGTAGAAGCACTTCACCAAAACTCCTCCGCTCTGAGACTGTCCCCCTCGATGATCAAGTCGAGGTTGTCAACGTGAGCTCGTCGAGAGGTCGATGGTCGAGGAATCGTTGAGTTAGGTCGATGTGAACAGCATGGTCGGGGGATCGCCGAGGTCGATCAGTGTCAACGGAAGGGTCGAGGGATCGATGAGGTTGATCGATGTCGAGCAGCAGGGGCGAGGGATCGGTGGGGTTGGAAGATGTCGACAACATCGAGGGATCGACAAGCTCGGTGTCGAGAGCTGTTTTCGGCATGTCGAACGGATTAAAATCTGCCGACAGAGGTCGAGATCCCAGGATAGAGCGGGCGGTACAACCGTGGGGAGACTGCTCCGTGGAGTAGACTCCTTCTCTACCTTCTCCTAAAAGATTAGTCATCTTAATTACAATATGGTCAACAGCTTGTGTAGCTGAGGAGTTTTGCTCAAAAGTGCAGACAAGCCTCAATTTCAACACTCGGACTCGATGGGCAGCTGCAGATCACTTCCATTAAATTCTGTGTTAAAAAACACTTTATGGGACTGATTTTTCAGGCTGTGCAGGTTTTTAGATTTGTATCCTGATCTGTAGTCCCTGATTGTCATATTAATCTGCGACACTTTAATCATCCCCATTAGAGCATGAGCTCATCAGGCTGGCTGGGGGAGGAGGTCCCTGTGCTGGGAGGCTGGAGGTGTATCACAGTGGCTCCTGGGGGACGGTCTGTGATGACTCCTGGGACCTGGCAGACTCTCAGGTGGTGTGTAGGCAGCTCCAGTGTGGGATGGCCCTCAGCGCCCCAGTGCCAGCCTCCCTCAGCCAGGGAACTGGACCCATCTGGCTGGACGAGGTGGGCTGTCTGGGGAACGAGTCGTCTCTGTGGGAGTGTCCCTCAGCAGGGTGGGGACAACATGACTGTGGACACAAGGAGGATGTGACAATCCTGTGTTCAGGTACAGCTGATGCCTCTGTTACTGGGAAATAAAGAAGTAAAAGAAAGTTAAGTAAAAAGTTAAATGAAATCTTTTAGATTTTAAAACCAACTTGCTGCTTAAGTTTATTCATGTGATACTGTTTACAGCTTGTTAAATTGCAATAATGGTTTCATATGTGGTAGATGTTTTTGATTAACTATTATCAgcatttacatattttgtaaattattttatgttattgaaATTGGTACGTAAGCTAATTTTACAGAGATACAGAGTTGCCACAGGGGTTTTTATCATCCTCTCTCTGAAATTGTTTTATCTGACTTATAAAAATGCAATATCACCTTTCTGTATGATGTGAATAGTTGTCATCAAGTATTGTTCATCTTGTCACTCTCCCCACTGCCTTGACAGAGCACAAACAACTGAGACTGTCTGAAGGCTGTTCTGGACTGGCAGAGGTTTACTACAATGGCACCTGGGGCAGCGTCTGCTTCAATGGCATGGAGAAAGAAACCGTGTCGGTAATCTGCCGTCAGCTGGGCTGTGGAGACGGCGTTCGTGTTCAGGATGTGTCCAGCACTGCTGTCAAATGGCTGGATTTAGTTAAATGCCGTCAACACGACTCCACACTGTGGCAGTGCCCCTCTGCTGCCTGGGGTCAGAATGACTGCACAAATGAAGAAGCAGCTGAGATCAGCTGCTCAGGTAACACTCTTACTGTGAATTCAATAGCCATTTTAACATCAAAACAGATATGTATAGGTTTTCTTCATACCTTGTTTACTTTTCAGTTAAAAAGAAAGATGTCCTCAGACCCTCTGTGCCATCTCAGGAAGAGCAGCCTCTGCCGCACTGCCCAGGTGAGTTCAGGGTCAACACTGTCAGTCACTCAGAGCCCTGAGCTGAGGGCCTTCAGTGACCGCACTGCTCTCTTCCAGAGCCCCTGGAGCTGCGGCTGACTGGCCCCGATAACTGCTCTGGCCGGGTGGAGGTGCGCTATGAGGGCTCCTGGGGGACAGTCTGTGATGACTCCTGGGACCTGCAGGATGCCCAGGTGGTCTGCAGGCAGCTGGGCTGTGGGGATGCGATGAGCATCGTGACAGAACGAAACTCTTCATTCGGGAGAGGCAGCGGTGCCATCTGGCTGGACGAGGTGACCTGCACGGGCAGTGAGCGCCACCTGTGGGACTGCTGTCACTCTCCCCTGAACCAGAGCGACTGCCGGCACAAGGAGGATGCAGGGGTGATCTGTGCAGGTGAGAGGGAGGAGCAGGAGATGCCAGCTGTCCACAGCACTACTGACCTCACCTTCATACAGTTTCCAACTGATTGTGTTTAAATATGGCCCAGGATTCAGTTGTCAGTTCCttgcagttctgtagttttgacTGTTGTCACAACAATGTGATGTTGACCGTTACACTACACAACAACTGAATGAATTGCACAGTTAAAGATCTGCGTAAATGTATTCAAACATCTGCTTTTCATGCTGGGTGTCCTACAGAATGAAATATGTCAATTAAAGTTTTCCTTTTATTCCCCAGGCTTGCCAAATGCAACAATCAGCTCAACAGTGGTAAACGGTAAATAAAACAGCCATCCTTCTTATAGACTCACCCTGTACTGAGATCCCTTCCGATCCCCAATAAAGATGTGATGCTCTTTTCCCTTTCCTCTGTGTTTCACTGGCAGTCTGGAAGAGGGCAGTAATAATGGGAGTGGGGGATCACTGTCTAGTCTTCTTTGTGACAGAAGTGACAGCCCAGCAGTACAGATGAGAGAGGTTTATATGTGCTGTATAACATGTCTCTGCGTCTCTCCTCACTGTCCTCTCTCTCGTCTGTCAGCTGACACAAAGCCACTGCTGGAGGGCGTCAACATCCCAGCGCTGGTCTTCCTGGTGCTGTGCGCTGTGCTGTTCGTAGTGCTGGCCCTACTGGTTGGGCAGCTGCTGCAGAACAGGAAGCTGAAGAAAGGTGGGCATATCAATGTTGTCCCCACTACTCAAATAAAACACTACACCAAAGTCTGCACTTGTTGCCGAGTGAGagatgtgactgtgtgtctctgtgtgcattTCCTCTCACAGCCTTATCTGAGGTGGAGGTCGGCCCCCTGCATGAAGCCGTCTACGAGGAGATTGAGTACAAACTGGCCAGAGAGGGAACCTACAGCGCCCCCAGGAGAGGTGAGAGGAGAGAGTCTTCAGATGTGATCGGCCCTCCACACACAcggcacactggcacacagccCACAGCGCCCACTCACAGGAGAGGATCTGTACCCACAGCAGAGACCCACAGCCGATCAAGACACTCAACATGAATGACTActgcacacactgaacacagattATCACATTCTCAACATAGTAATGCAAAATAATACAGtatcattaaaatacagaatatatGTTACAACCATGAAATGacagacatgtttgttttctatCTGATATCTCCAGCAGATGAAAAGCGGATTCTCATTTTAATGACTGATTATCACCATATTTTCCATATGTTAAAGACTGTGAAAGCAGCTCTGCTACATACAAAAATCCATGCAGAAAAGCTTATTCTTATGGAAAATATAATGTTTCATTTCTAATGATTGCAGATATGACTAACCTGCTCTCTGTTCACAGGGAGACTCCTCTCTGACGAGCTGCCCTCTGACTACGATGATGTGGAGGACAGTGAGGGAGACGCCATCTCAGGTGAGGGGGCTGGAGTCAGTGGAGCTCAGTGCAGGTGTGGGGGGTCAGGGATGGGGGGACATCAGCCCAGGGCTCACTCTGGTcccatatcagactgaaatatGAGTTAAAGCACTCAGCAGGAACTGTACAATCCATAGTGACTTAAATTACACACACTATTGTGTTACAGGAGACCTGTTTTAtaactgtgtttgtgttgataAAGCAAGGGATCCTTATTAAGAACAGGTTCAGTCCAGTTGTCCAGGGTAAGTCAGTGCCGCAGTGTGAACTGAATGCCTCTCTGCCTGGTTTAGGTGAATCCAGGCCCCCTGTGACAGAAGAGGCCCCAGAGGACTATGATGATGCCGTCCCTGTGACCAAGAGCCCAGATGGTTTGCCAGGTGAGTTATTACAGGAAATCACCCGTTTCCCAGAAAATACTGATTTAAGAATATATGGGATGACATTAATGTATACTGATGCACCAAAAATTGAAATGTACCTCTTAACAATTCAAAACATATACTTGATGTAAGATAATCATATTATTAAATGCACCTAAAgagattaaaaatgttaaataactCAAACAAAACGTCTCAAGTAGAAAATTATGATATTTGTGATTGAACTGCTCTTGTGTTCACAGGGAGTGTCCTTCCTGACGAGCTGCCCACTGCGTATGATGATGTGGGGGGCAGTGAGGGAGACCCCGTCACAGGTAAGAGGGGCTGGAGTCAGTGCAGCTCAGTGCAGGTGTGGGGGGTCAGGGGTCTGATCCCTCATCACACTGAGAGATAAAGACTACAGCAGATGTGGAAGTCATTAGTCAATTCAATTAGGCCAGGTAATAGGTTGTAAAATCTTTTGCTAACTTGTATGTTCTTTAATTAACTGTGATTACAGTAAAGCATGAGTGTGCTATGAACAGCTATTTCTATGTCCAAGGTAAGTGCTGGTCCTGATATATAATCAATGTCTCTCTGCCTGGTTTAGGTGAATCCAGGCCTCCTGTGACAGAAGAGGCCCCAGAGGTCTATGATGATGCCGTCCCTGTGACCAAGAGCCCAGATGGTTTGCCAGGTGAGTTATGACATGAATCTCCGGTTTCCCAGGGCTCTCTCTGACCAGGACCAGCTGTCAACAGGCCTCTCCCTGTCACTGTCTATTGCCCATCACCAACCAATCCCAATCCTGTAGCTTTACGACTGTGTCGGCTCTATCCAGTCTCAGCTCAAGGTCTCTGAGGTATAAATGTCAGCACAGTGTTTTCTGTACCAGTTCACCTGCACTGGTGCTGTGTCCCACACTCCCCGAGGTCTTCACACC
This sequence is a window from Amia ocellicauda isolate fAmiCal2 chromosome 22, fAmiCal2.hap1, whole genome shotgun sequence. Protein-coding genes within it:
- the LOC136718289 gene encoding antigen WC1.1: MLKLYFFHIHVPGVPSPTSTSSVEAEHELIRLAGGGGPCAGRLEVYHSGSWGTVCDDSWDLADSQVVCRQLQCGMALSAPVPASLSQGTGPIWLDEVGCLGNESSLWECPSAGWGQHDCGHKEDVTILCSEHKQLRLSEGCSGLAEVYYNGTWGSVCFNGMEKETVSVICRQLGCGDGVRVQDVSSTAVKWLDLVKCRQHDSTLWQCPSAAWGQNDCTNEEAAEISCSVKKKDVLRPSVPSQEEQPLPHCPEPLELRLTGPDNCSGRVEVRYEGSWGTVCDDSWDLQDAQVVCRQLGCGDAMSIVTERNSSFGRGSGAIWLDEVTCTGSERHLWDCCHSPLNQSDCRHKEDAGVICAGLPNATISSTVVNADTKPLLEGVNIPALVFLVLCAVLFVVLALLVGQLLQNRKLKKALSEVEVGPLHEAVYEEIEYKLAREGTYSAPRRGRLLSDELPSDYDDVEDSEGDAISGESRPPVTEEAPEDYDDAVPVTKSPDGLPGSVLPDELPTAYDDVGGSEGDPVTGESRPPVTEEAPEVYDDAVPVTKSPDGLPGVSHAAPAVDTVLATLPSEGGPPAPDRPDYDDVGDESLGEDGRCDADRGVWKRLHLQV